The genomic window GTCTAgcgaaaaatgaataaaaaatggTGTTCACTGTCTTACATTTGTCGATATTTTCGGGTATTTTAATCGAGTCTAATCACGGGGTAACAAAGTCGGTTGAAAATGGGGAATTTTTGAAAAGGAGAGTAAAGCAAAGCTATGTGCGGATACCTTGCATTGTAGGTCGAATATGCTCTAAGTAGCGccacagaaaaaaatgagagaaacaCGAATGCTTGGAATAACTTTCTGCTTAAGACTACAGTACTGTAACGTTTGTTGTGACTGTTAGGTAGGATTTATAAACTTGATTCAACTGATCGAAGCTGAgattcttgaaaaaataaagaataatatcccAAAGGGTAACTAGAACTGGTTGGGACTAGATAAGGAAAAGATGATTGTAATTGTATCAAGGAAACCCAGGGGATAGTCAGCAGAACAAGCGTTATTTTTTCGTTTGCCTGACGCGCGCATTTTTTCCCGTACCCACTTTACGCTTGGTCGTATGGACCGAGAGCCTAGGCTTGGAGAGCAACGTGATAACAATTGTTATGCAGACTATGTAATTGAAATTAATAGATTTTGGTTCGACTTGCCGCGTAGTTCGAGTCGGGGGAGTATACTTTGTTGCGATCATTAGAAACAGTTCTTTGTGATTCATAATGTATTCAGATCAAACTTaaacgttttgttttttaactgattttgcCGATTTCAatacaccttttttttaatctatcgGAAATGAAATGCGTCATTTTTAACGAACAAGTTTTTAACTACTGAGTTCGTACAATGATAGAGATGACGGATTATGTACAATGGGCAAACGCTTTAAAGGAACCAATCTAAAATGCAAAGTCAAGGCAGTTTCTAGAAATTATTCGTCATTACCTTCGCGTTGGATTTGAGCTCTCTTGATTGAGTAACTACACGGGTGTAGTAGTAATTTCAAGGGAGAGCATACGGGCTGACCGTGGGAATTGTTGTAAATTTACCTTAATCTATGCCGCTCTTGAGACTCAAGAACCTATTTTATGTGTAATTAGTTTTTCCccagaaaataaatgaaatattacgTACTTCAGCttttctggtttctttttttactgTCTCGAATAATTGTCCCAAACATTATCACAACATTATCCACAATTCTCCCAATcgatctgacgaagggctaacgatcgaaacgtcagcttagaaactcttcaacctcggtggtcaatttacaccATCAACTTGGCTGATGAAACCAAAGTATCTTAGGTGCTTCCTATGACGCAAAACAATAGATTACCGCCGATCTTTAAATCAGCTGTTGAAACAAATAGCCTTGTAAAGATTCACACGCAACGTTGCGTGTATAATGGCGAGGCGAGTGTCAATTAAATCAAGGAGTAATCAATCACGAAGTTTTGCCAACCCATTTTGAACAAAAGCCTTCTAAGTGTTTGCCCAGGTTGACCGGTTGGCATCGGAGATTACATATGTTGGAGTCGGGGCCCTCAGAGTAAAGACAAGTCTTGATCCCATGGGGGAAagagcggggggggggggttagggAGCATTTAAAAGGTTGTCAACAGAGAGACGACTGGACACGAGTCAGATTCGATTCctcaggaaaaaggaaaaggaagaagcCCTTAAGGAAGAGCTTAGCGACAAGTCAGAAGCAGGGTAAAGTTTTCGAGATGTTATCTTTTAATTGGGTAGAAAAATCTGCCTTTTAACTGAGTTTCTTTTAAAGTGGAATTCTGTAACTCTTGCACTTCCAAGATCTAACaagtcattctccttactgattcccatacaattcttaagatGTAAGAttggggaatttggtattggatcaataaataatcccctaactgatatttttctttattctcgtctcTTGTCTGCTTAATCATATTGTACTGATACTGTCGTAGTCACTCATcggagttaaaggttaaaaaagtGTTGGCGTCAACGATAAGCGGCCTGATGTGTGGCAATTGGCAATTACGTTTTTAATCCTAActaaaatgatttatttgagtATGATACACTTAATAGAATGAAGTCGATCTTCCACACtataccaatttttcttttgtctaaaTTAGGGTATCAAAATAACCGGGTTTCGtctaaaaaagagagagaaaaaaaagaaagggtcTAAGAATCCACACACAAACTCTCTATCTTGCAAAGTTCTCGATGGAATATttaacccctcccccctccccccctccaccAACACACTTTCTTACAGAAGGGGAGAAAGGAAAGTATTGACATGGCAGACGCTAATTATCAAACGAAGCCACTACAGTTTATTAAAGTACACCAATGTTTGGATAAATAAAATGTCATACTACTACATAGAGTGCGATCGAGTCATTAGCatataaaggaaaagaaaaaaaaacctgttttcaccTCTAAATAAGGTGTACACTGTTTCTTTAAACCTATAGAAGTTAAAAAATTACGACTTCCTTGtcgaaaaatgataaaataataaaaacattacgATGTGGTTTAACAATCCCATCGCACTCCAccttaacaaaaatattttattgcacGTTGCTTTAAGCAAACCAAAAGCCTTAATAACTTAAATTTGCTCGTCAGCTCAAATAAGTAGTAAGATCTCTCTGAAATTATTACCTGCAATCTAAAATCACAGATACACCCTGTGACATTTAAACGAGGTTTCAGCCTCTGAAAGAAGGTCTTTCCAGCAATCATGCTTCAGAGCACGACTGAAAGATTCAATTTGAATGCAATGGCGACCCGATAGTGCTtgtatttttcatgaaaaaagttaaGAGTTCTCGCTTGACCAGTTCATTAAAACGTATTTTTCTTGAAGCACTTCTAAGCTACagcaaaatgagaaaaaaagagtcTAGCTATTTAATTTCCGTTCACGTATCAGTgtcaagcgcgggaaagcgcacTTGAAAAAACTGCATCGCAGAGGTCAAACGTAAGGCACGCGCAAGGAGATCAACTTTTACTGGCCACGCACCCGCTAGCGCCCGCTAATTTTTCAGTATTTAATCCACAAATTCGCTCCAAGGAGAAGGATTGCGACCATACTGAAAGATAAAACATGAAGATAATGATATCAGGGTAGCACTTGTTAAGAAGATGACGCTAAGAAAAACCCCTTTGTGTCTGGTataaatttgtcttttcaatCGCTAAAGCCGCGATTTTTCGTGCCGGCTAAAGAAGCGAGCCTGCGACAGGGTTTGTGAAGAGTCTGGCACGAGAAATTCCGTACCACATGGTTGCTACCGTTATACGTTTTTGAAATTCCCAGACGTTTCCCTAAAAAAACGTCAAATGTCCTTGTCCACCTGAATTAATAATTTCAAAAACGAGTCCTAAAAATTTCCCGTCACACCATTCCTCTCCACTAATAAATCTATGCTTTCAGCAAGTAACAAACAGCGTAAATGAACAGACAGAAAGAactgattttcttggaaaaacaaCGTCACCTTGTCGTTCGATTTCATAAAACAGTATCGTGGCAATATCCAACAATTTTCAAGTCCGTGAAACGTACCCCGTTAACCATAAACATACCTGTATCGCAGTTAGTTCGTCGTAAAATCTCTTAGTGACTTCCAAGTTTTCCATGGTGGGAATCATGATATTCTAAACAACGACATAGAGAATTACAAGGACGAATAAGTCCCTCAAGAAAAAGAGCATCTGTAAAATGAGGGACAAAATGGGAGAAGTGCCAGACAGGTTATTGGAAAGAAACCATCAATGGGCACCACCGTTTGAACTGTGCAAGTAGTTTCGACTGTTCTGACTTGCTGCCGCCAAAATTATTTGGACTTTATTTTTACGCTATTCGTTTTTCGCCTTTGTCGCTTTTTCAttaagttcttttgttttcacgtCCATTACTTTCATTGATGTTctaatacttttttttgtgcatAATTTTTCTTCGTTTGTGTCATTCGTATAAGTTCTTAGCCGAAACTTTTATTCGTTCGGCTTTATCGTTTGACTTGCACCGTGCCATCGTtttcttaatcattttttattatctttagcCAGCCAGGATCTCGTACAACGTTTGTAAGTGTATTTTGTTgtccttaatttttctttttcatttgacgATTTCTTTGCGTATAATTGTGGTAACttgttatttcttattttattttagcaagTGCCTCAAATGTTCATTTCGTGCCAATTGTTACCTCTGCTTCAAATGTATATTTCGCTCCAATTGTTACCTTCGTTTCAATACTTCACTTTATTTCGTTTGCTGAATAATATCAAAAAGTGTGTTGGACAAGTACGAGTGACTTTGGCCCCAATATGACTGTTACCGATCACGTCGCCGACATATCAACTCGCCGACAACCAACTCGCCTACACTATTAGTCAACTCGCGTTCACCATTTGCCAACTCGCCGACACCAGGATGTCGGCGAAGTGACCGAGGATGCCATCGAAGTGAGCGGTATGTCGGCGAGTTGACCAAGTACGACTGTTGGTAAGTTGACCAAAGGCATCGGCGAGTTGACATGTCACCGTAGTGACCGGGTACCTAAAGTTCACACTGGTCTTgcaattcaaatttcaaatgtttctcTTATTCTCCTACCTGTCCCTCGTAAAGAATTCTGTTCACTGGACACACCACACAAGCTGTTCCTGCtccaaacatttcctttatctaCGAAAGGGTGGACAAAATATAACATTAAGTTTcgcaaaataaataagaaagatgaGAAATCTTGAGCTTGGTAATGAAACGGAGAAAGACGTTTTCAACCTTGTCACGAGCGCGGAACAAAGGGAAAAATGCTACAGCCTCCCAGTGagtcagaccttcggatttcagGATCCAACGCTCTTCCACTGAGCCACTCGacagtttcaaaacaaaaagtggCTTAACAACAGATTTATGATGACTTGAATTAACTTACAAATATATACCAAGGGCGTAGCCGTGGTTTtcaaaggggaggggggggtgtgTTACACTGAATCAAACAGAGAGTAATCACCAGTTTTCGCCACCTAAATATTGCAAGTTGTGCAAGTTGTTTGCTtacaaaggggggggggggtgtcacGGGTACAAGCACTTGTATTCTTTCCCAATTCTTAAATCAACATCACATCTGCAATGAGAGCCTGTCGCGTTTTGCCTATacttttttccacaaaaacGTCATCATAACTAAATGTTTATGAACTAAAGCAGTTATAAAAGGCTAGTTAGGTAGTGTCAAGAGTGAACTTCTTTACCCTATTTTCTTGTGAAGCTTGTATAACATCGTCCATATTAAATTCCTTTTCTACAACTTTGAATTCTCCCTGTGGGAAAAGAGGAAATACAAACTTAGTTACAAAAAGTATactaaaatgtaaaaatatgttgatTTCCTATTTCACGAAAACgtttagttaaaaaaattgaggcaATATGACATAACTTTAAAACGATTCAAAGTCCATTAgataaaatctcagtgaataaCAATTTCCACAAAGTATTACCTACTTTCAGGCCCAAATCAACAACCTCTTTTAGAACAAAAGGTGTCTTACAATATCCTTTGTTGTTCCTTTCCCTATCCTCATCTCCATATATTCTTTAAACCTTCAACtttcatgagtgaccaagacagaatttctccttacaatatcaatacaatatcaaccatacaagtgatgagaataaataaaactatcaatttggggataattagttgatctgatACTGAATTCTCTAAACTACCATCATAACAATTGTATGATTcttagtaaggagaattacaaatttggtctgggagttaaaggattaaacaaaGGTTTCCTACCCAGCTTTTGGCCAGTTCTAGTAAAGATTTCCGTGTAATTCCAGGAAGAATTAAACCATTGAGGGGTGGGGTGATCAGTTccttctctgaaataaaaaacatgagaaaaaaaactagattAAGAAAGAGATAAACTTCGTAATGGTGATCACTTGaacgaaaatttaaaaaaaaaaaaagcctttctATAGAATGGCTAGAATGTTGTTTTAACTGTCTTAGAAGTATGCTGTGTTCAGCTTTTTTTCATCTCTCTGTCATTGATCATTTACTGGATGACATTAACCAATGAAAATATAGTGATCTATGCGACACTATTAACCCTctagctcccaagatctgattgttaattctcccctctgtctgctacacattttcttataaataagttatgagaatttggtgtgcgattaagataacaacctctacctgatagATCTgaatgttctcattacctgttttctggGTAAcatatggatattatggggagaagttatatTTTAATCGCTACTGTAACCCTTTTAACTCACTGGGAGTTCAAAGAGTTACCTGAAAGTCCTTGTGTTATCATTTAACTATTGTATCATCCTATATGCTTTTGGTCACCACTCTTAGCTAGGTCAGCAACATGACTAGCCATTTTCCACTGACAGAACAGCAAAGATACAGTAACACGCAGAGATAAAATTACTTGTATTGCAAAACAGTTAGATGGTGTTACCCATGATCAGACTATTGTTTGTAAGCAGCAATTTACAATTCACTGATCAGCTATTGGCTTATGGAATGCATCAAATGATAATAAATCCTATGCTTACCTCCATCGTTATTAATCCAAAACATAAATATATTCATGGTTCCAACCTCTGTAAtctgtgaggaaaaaaatatgtgatCTGTGAATATCTATAAAAGTGGTGCTTCTAGAATCATAATCAGCTGATTATATTTTCTTCCTCTATGCAAAGAATTCtcttattttatattttctgaCCTGTCGCTCTTCACCATACAACCATAGAACCTGTTGTAAGCCTTGCATTTCTGCATGTCTTTGAGCAAGTATGGTAGGACCATAATTTCTGTTatgaaaataaacagaacattttatATCTAAAATGATTgtattttctaaaaatgttaagaaacatttttaaacagCTTAGAAAGGAATCTGctatttttcacaaaaagacATGGACACAACTACCCATGAACTGAACATCATTTGAAGCAAAACTCCTAAACCATTATTTGTGAAAGCATTACTTAGCAGGTTGCATGGTATGCTCTTGTCCAGTGAGAGGGAAGAAAAGAATTCTTTGCATTGTGGGTTATCAGTAATATTTCCCAAGCCATAATGTTTTCTACAGAGTAAATTCTAAGATACATACCCTCCCATCTTACAGTCTCCAACACCTCCAGGCCAGGCTCTGACAAAAGAAGGATCAGCTAGCAGTGCAACTGGACTGAATGTCCCTGTCTTGAAGTATGGTCCAACAGGAGACAAGATGACATACAGCAGGGCTGAGGACGCCTTGTTTACACCAAGATTGGGCTTAAGATTAAAAATTTAGGATGGAGGAAGGATTAGAAATCTTGCCACTTTACAAACAGGCTATAAGAAAATTGTTACTTCGGTGAACAACTtctgcattctgattggctgatgcACTCCCTGTCAATTCACTCAATTGACATACAATGAAATAGTAATAGAGAAGTAAAATGGTTTTAGCTGAAGAATACTTAATGAAAATTACCAAAATAGAAAACAGTTCAAGTCCAAGAATGATAGTTGAATTTTACTGTGATTTGAAGGCTTGCTATCATCACTTGACTTGGGTGTCAGAGCCTGCCAAGTTCAagttttatttataatttttcaccAGCATTATTAAAAGCAGggctcgcagagcgtagccccataattatacaaaatagtagtaacccatcaagctgaaaaaatttggatgtacgaccgtatgACTGTAaaaccatacaaggtgctacttttaacatgcgtggtcaactgtactgcAGGCACACCAATGTTACGgttttgtccagtagtccagtggtcagtgttCTGGGCTCCAAGTCAGACGACCagggttctagtcctggctagggcaaggcgttgtgcccttgagatgtgcaggaaaaaaaatatgcaagctccgcttttaggcttggctaaatctatatattaattATTATAATGGTCCACCTTACCTGTGTTGCTATAAGAGTTGGTCGAATGTATAAGGAACACTTGTTTGAATAAGGCACCCATTCTCTTTCAatgctaataagatgttttaTACACTTGACAAGTTCTTCACCATCAAAACCCTGCCATGAGAAGCAACACAACAGTTCTCAAGTGagaaaaattctgataattttaAAGCAACAACATCCATGtttaaaggaggtaagtttctaaagaaaccgtggtgctgcgtcggtgggagagtatagcaggtaatttagtgttcacaactgagttgaaaatgtaaattggccaccataaagggtaaaaaaagcttaTGTTTCGAGCATTAACCCTTTGTCtatcactctgatgaagggctaatgctcaaaatgtcagcttttttacccgttacaatggccaatttatgttcTCAaatcagttgttaacactaaattacctaacATCCATGTTTGTCCATCATGGAATTTTTAAGGTCAAAATTGTTTGAGCTCATGGATTGAAATCCTAGTCAGTCATCCTCATCATCAATCACTTCAATCCACAGACAGATCCAGGAATTTTTTTACAAAGAGAGgcaagggagggggggggggggaaagaatGACACCAAACCATaattcagaaaacaaagaaaatatttccaaCTTAATAAGCTAAGAAATAATCAAGATAAATAACATTTGAACACTTCATATTGACTACAAACATGCAATCCAGTCACTGCAAGTCTTTTAGTGTCAAACAAGAAGTACAAAAACCAATTGGTCTCATTAAAAGGAGGAAAGGGGGCTGTTGTTTAGACCTCGTGGCCCTCTCCCTGGATTTGCTGCTACAGTACCACTTCTCTCAAAGCAACTGGTAACATGTAGAGTTAAACTGTtcttaatattcaaaatatCATTCTGTTAAGCTCatttaaaagaacagaaatatcATTTTGaactcaactgaaaacaaaaatatgactGACCGGTAGACAAGCTCTGTCAGCTGATCTGTTCATTCTTCTCATGTTCTCCATGGGTCTAAATAACCTGATCTTGTCATCATCCCCCCTGTAAGCCTTCATGCCTTCAAAAATCTATccaaacaaagacaacaaacaaTTATTTCACCATTAGACTGTTTCTCGAGGGTTAAGCATTTGGGATAGTTTACAAGGTTGTGATCAACAGAGTTTGGTCTATTCAGCTTGCTTCGGTTTCTATATCCATTAATTgctatataataagctcagttatgcacgcattctgattggttctcacttatgatctattggaggaaagACATAttgatgatgtcatcattaaaacttttttttcggtatactttaattctttattacgtaaaacaaatagattccaagttgctgtgcatctgttcagtaatagatcacagaggacgtcaaaacgTGGTAAGaatatcagtgacacactcagctgtgccttgtgtgccacttttttgttcttaccacattttgacgtcatatgtgatctattactgaacagacgcacggcaacttggaatctatttgttaaatggcACTTTAATATGAAGGACTACAATGTAGTTAATTTTGAATTACAAAGTCATCATGTTAGGGCGCTTATCATATTAGggttcaaaatcaaaacaaattattgaaTAAACACAATGCTTAATATGAACAAAGGTAAGAACTGTGAGGGACCACTGAGAATTCGAGGTATAAACATGCAATTAAGCAACATCATGTGCAGGAAAATGTGTGCGAGTGTCACCAAAttgcgattggttttagttttgtatctacCGGTAAATTATTGAGTTTCTTCAAACCCAGTCACAAAGGATAAATCCAAATGAGCAGATcacaattaattaaaaatggTTCTAAAGGAAATAACTGTGTTTCCCTACCTCTAGTGCATAGTGAAAGACAGAGCAGGATGGAGGTAATGACAAATTTTGGTATGGTTTAATTTTTGGATCAGCCCAGCCATTCTCTGCAGTCCATTCAATACTAAGCATGTGATCTGTAAACTCTGCACCAAAGACCAGTGTATTATAGTCTGATTTGGATTTTGGAGACTTGGTTGGTTCAACTACAAGCCTatcatacttgaaaaaaaaattataatacatTAAAAACATGGAAACTAACCATATTTACATAAAGAAATGCACAGGTGCTTAATTATTAGAAATTTGAGGGGTGCTTATTGGGAAGAGGGTGCTTTATTAAGGGGGGGCACTTACTGTTGTTCTGTTCTGATCCTGCTGAAGCTCAAAAAGTTATAAACAAAGTGGCTACAGAAAAAGGTGTTCTTTATAAACCCACTGAAAGCAAGGAAAAGAGGGGTGAAGAGTGCTATTTTGAGAGGAGCAAATGTTTTACATTATGGCCCCGTGGGTGGGGGTGTTTATTCAAGGAAGGGTCCTTATAAGAGTGTGGGTGTTTATTCAAGGAAAGAAAGCGTATCATGAATGCTCTCATAAACCACAAGGGGACTTATTATTTTGTAAGGCTTCCAGAGGATGCTGTATTTGGCCTTGTGGATGGGAACTTATTTCAGGGAGGGCACCTGTAAGGGcatttatttgagaaaatgacATTCTCCATTCTAGGGAAGAGGGCTAATCAGATAAGAAGGGCAGACTTAATCAGAACAAATTGATGAAAAGCAAAATCATAGGAAAATTATTACAACTACTCTTCTAACCATTACACAGTATTACTAGTAATTATCATACTATGTGCAGAACACATTTCCTTGatttcaaaacataaaacaCTGATATGGGAAGTAAATGAGCCTTGCAAAGACAAGCTGGTAAATTTGGTGATACAATGCCACCtcgcaaaaataaataaaaataccacGACATAAGTAAGGGAGGGAGAGAGGATTTTTAGTAATGGAAAAGTCTCATTATTTACTTTAAAGGAACATAAGAGGCTGAGTATTTTTAAGTAGATAGTTTGTATCAAAAACTGTTGTGCTACATTGTTGGACCACTGAAAGGAGATTTTTTAACTGACTTGCACAgtctgtttaaccctttaaactctgagagtgaccagcatctaatttctccatacagtaaTTTGGCTAAATCATTTgttgagatcatgagaataaaggaaatgatcgccaccCAAAGAAGCTACAGTTGTAaaaccaattctccttgtcagtactaaagGAAACGTATAAAgaagagaatggagaatatggatactgatgttcGGGCATAAAGGGTTAATGTCTCCTTTTAACTTTTTCCCAACTTTCTGATTAATTCTATTTGCATGCCACTCTTAAATTACAAAGGTGAAGAGACAGAAATAAAGAGATTGTTAAAAAACATGACATTAATCAAATAGATAGGACTTATGACCCCTAACAGACCATCATGCCACATAGTGAGTAACATACCTTAAAATCAGAATCTGTGGACAAGCCTCGAAtctacaaataaaatcaaagaaagaggATCGGAAAACTGAGCTGAAACCTTCCGTAAATTAGAGTGATACCAGAacattttcagctttattgTGTAACTAAAAGAACTAATGATATCTCTTAATTCCCTGATGGTCAATTTCAAACACAGACGCTAATTGGCTCCTTGTAAGTATCTTTGGCCACTGTATGTAATTATAAAAGCATTAATATTGATCTGACGGTAGCAGCGTTTCCTAAAAGTGCAAATTTGAGAGGATCTTATCACTTTGAATTGATTTCTTAGAGAGAAGATTTATCGCAATGAAATGAACTGTCTGTCGCtctttttctcaaagaaaaaaagactagGATCTTCTACTGGAGCGAGGAATCCTTGAGAGCTCAATTGAAGGTCATGTCACAATCCACGCGTTATTTTACATCTGGTAGCTAACTCAGGAAAAACTCCAAACCACTCATAAAAGAATCTTACCAAAATTTGTGATCTTAAACGTCTAACAACTTTCCATGGAGAGGATTGAAGGTGAAAATTATTCACACAGAACTTTGTAAAACGTGACGCCATGTTAGTTTCATGCAAATTAAGTTTACGTGGGCACCTGGGCCGAGTTTTAGTGTATGCAAGTCGCAACCTGATTGGTTATTTTAGTGGGCGGGTTAGAGGTGTGGTTGGGTTATTGGGTGTTACCAGAATGGCTGCTTCTGTTCGCGactaactttttcctttttgttttaaccCGCTACTGTAACCCTGCGCATATACTGTAATAGTTCTGGCAAATCCTCCAGGGGCCCAATAGAGACTTGAAGATGTAGAGATAACCTGGGAGGGGGAGAACGAATATGAGTCTAGTTTTCCTTCTGAGTCGTCCCCTGTCCAAGATGATTACGGTACAAAGTCTTTGCGTTTCTTTGGTTGGAAAAAACCTACACACATCAGACGGAAAGCCCTACAAGCGTCCAAACAGAATAAATTCATATAGTTCTGCAGCTACCTCGCCTGAACGAGGAAAACGATTTTAGGATGTTATCTTTTGCGTcaaattatcatcattttttgtCCTTAATTCCAAAGTCCAGAGTTTTAAATAAAGTTCAGGAACCTTACAAACCACCTAAATAAAAATAGCATTATCACAAATCAAACGCCTGCTTACACAGCATACTATGTTTATTTTATACACAACTGTACAAAAAATGTCTATTCTAGATTTCACATA from Pocillopora verrucosa isolate sample1 chromosome 8, ASM3666991v2, whole genome shotgun sequence includes these protein-coding regions:
- the LOC131778854 gene encoding branched-chain-amino-acid aminotransferase encodes the protein MASRFTKFCVNNFHLQSSPWKVVRRLRSQILIRGLSTDSDFKYDRLVVEPTKSPKSKSDYNTLVFGAEFTDHMLSIEWTAENGWADPKIKPYQNLSLPPSCSVFHYALEIFEGMKAYRGDDDKIRLFRPMENMRRMNRSADRACLPGFDGEELVKCIKHLISIEREWVPYSNKCSLYIRPTLIATQPNLGVNKASSALLYVILSPVGPYFKTGTFSPVALLADPSFVRAWPGGVGDCKMGGNYGPTILAQRHAEMQGLQQVLWLYGEERQITEVGTMNIFMFWINNDGEKELITPPLNGLILPGITRKSLLELAKSWGEFKVVEKEFNMDDVIQASQENRIKEMFGAGTACVVCPVNRILYEGQNIMIPTMENLEVTKRFYDELTAIQYGRNPSPWSEFVD